GCGGAAAGTACGCACTCCAAGTTGTCTACGCCCTCAAGAAGTTCAACCACTACACCTTCATGGCGCAAATCATCGCCCCAAATGTGCTCTACCAACTCGGCGTCATGCTTTCCCTCCACCCAAATTCTGGAGGCCTTAGCAACCTTGGCGGGCTCAGGGGCGAGCGCATAGGAGCCGGAATTAGTAAGCTTGCGCCCCGTAGAAGAGCGGAGGCCGCTCTGGCGCGTCTTAGCTACCGGCACGAGTGTCACAGGCTTGCCATCAATCCAATAACCCGGCCCCAGCGGGAAGGAACGCACGCGCCCTTTCGCATCTTCTAGCTCCACCACGTGCATGCCCCCAATTTTCTGGGTACGCAAGATGGCGCCAACCCACCCGGACTCCACGTCCTCGACAACCAATCCCACCTTGGCGGGAACTTCGGTAGAGGTGGGCCTTCGGTGAGGATCATTTGCTAAAACGTCGCTGCCATATCTGTCGAACACGCCCTAAATCCTATTAGAAATAACCGAAAAGAGCGCACCTGCCAACGCGGTTAGTATTAATCGCTTCTAATGTGGCACAATCGATATATACGCATTCGGGGTCAGTGAAAGTCTGAACCGGCGGTTATAGTCCGCGACCCGCTAAGGCGGTTGAGCTGGTGAAATTCCGGCACCGACGGTAAAAGTCCGGAAGGGAGAATGTTACACGCCTAAGCAAGTCGCGCTTGGGCGTACGCCCCCTATGCAAGAAAGGGGGAAAATGATAAACACCGCGTTAGCCAGAGCAATCACTCTGGCAGAAAAAGGGCCACAATTCGGGCCCAATCCACGCGTCGGCTGCGTAATCTACAGCGAGAAGGAAATCCTCGCTGAAGGATTCCATCGTGGCAGCGGTAGCGCTCACGCAGAAGTAGCTGCTATCCAAGACGCCCACCAAAGAGGCAAGTGCGTGCGCGGCGCTACCGCTCTAGTGACGCTAGAACCATGCAACCACACCGGGAAAACCGGCCCATGCTCGCACGCCCTACTTGCAGCTGGGATCAGCCGAGTCATATATGCCCAGGCAGATCCCAACCCCGTGGCTGCGGGAGGAGCTGCCTACCTGCAAAGCCATGGCATAGAAGTGGCCACCGCGCTCGCGGCGGGTGCAGACCAAGGATTGGTAGCTAGGGCACAGGCGATCACTGCTGCCTGGCGCACAGTTCAAAAACGAGGCCGAGCCTGGGTTATCGCGAAAGTAGCCCAAACCCTAGATGGCAAAGTAGCTGCCAGCGACGGCACCTCGAAGTGGATTACCGGCCCGCAGGCTCGCGAGCACGGCCACCAGATTCGTGCGACGGTTGATGCGATCTGTGTCGGTACCGGAACGTACCTGACAGATTCGCCCCAGTTATCGGCGCGGCCAGCAAATGTGAAGGACCCACACCAACCGAAGAAATTCGTCATTGGCAACACAGATCTGTCACTGCCTGCCCAGTTCACTCAGGTACGCACGCATGACCTGCGTACCTTCTTTGAAGACATGTTCAAACAGGGCAATACCCGGATTCTGCTCGAAGGCGGACCGACGCTAGTAAGCGCCGCCCTCAAAGAAGGTCTGGTGGATGAACTGCACGTTTATACAGCACCTAAATTGCTAGGCGAGGGCAAAGCCTCCTTCGCAGATTTAGGCATAACAACGGTGGCAGACGCCATCGACGCAAAGGCAACGATCACGCAGCTGGGACCGGACTGGCTAGTGTGCCTCGCCCTCACGGAGTAGGAAAATGTTTACAGGATTAGTAGAAGCAACAGGGAAAATACTGGCCGTTACCGACAACGAGGGCGGCAAACGCATCAAGATAAGCGCACCGTTCGCGTCATCTTTGAGCTACGGGGAGTCTGTGGCGGTAAATGGCGTGTGCCTGACAGTGGTCGATTTTGCTGAAGACGGATTCACTGCTGACGTCATGCCAGAGACGCTGCGAGCATCCAACCTCGCAGAAGTAGAAAAAGGGCAAGTTGTGAACCTAGAACGCGCCCTCAGCCTTCAGGATCGCCTAGGTGGCCACCTGGTTCAAGGACACGTCGATGGAGTAGGCAAATTAGTTACTAGGCGCCGTGGGCAGCGATGGGACGAGCTCACCTTCTCTCTGCCGACCGAGCTGGCAAGGTATGTCGCGCGAAAGGGATCAATCACGATCAATGGGGTATCGCTCACCGTGACTGAGGCGGGCGAAGCCTCCTTCGGGGTAGCGCTGATTCCAACCACTATGCGTGAAACCAACATGGGACTGCTTGAAGAGGGCGACGCAGTCAACCTGGAAACTGATGTTATTGCAAAATATGTTGCCCGTCTGGGAGGATACGATGACTGAATTTCGTGTTGCCTTGGAAGAGGCTTTAGAAGAACTACGTAAGGGCAAGCCGATCCTGGTAGCGGACGATGCGGACCGCGAAAATGAGGTCGATGCGATATTTGCTGCTGAGACCGCTACTCCCTCGACAACCGCGTGGGTGATCAGGCATTCCTCCGGATACCTGTGCGCGCCAATGACTAATGACCGAGCCGATGCTTTAGAGCTGCCGGTTATGGTCGAGCAAAACGAAGATTCTTTGCGGACTACCTACACGATCACCTGTGACGCCGCTAGCGGGGTCACCACAGGCATTTCTGCGGCTGATCGGACAACGACGCTGCGAGCGTTGGCGCGCAAAGAGCCTGATCCGCGAGCACTAATAAGGCCTGGTCATGTGGTGCCGCTAAGAGCCCGAGATGGGGGAGTCCTGGAGCGTAGTGGACATACTGAAGCTGCAGTTGACCTGACTAGGTTGGCAGGCTTGGTGCCGGTAGCCGGAATCTGCGAGTTGGTCAATGATGACGGCACTATGATGCGCCTGCCGCAGGCGCGCAAGCTGGCTGAGGAATACTCACTAAAGGTAATCACTATTGCCGATCTGGTTACTTTTAGAAGGCAAAGTGAATCTGCCGGAGAAGCGGGGGTGGCTCCCGTGGAAGCTGCCCCTCGAGTTGAGCGAATTGCGCAGGCGAAATTGCCCACTGATTTTGGCGAATTCACCATCACCTCGTATCGCGATCTTACTACCGGTGCCGAACATGTAGCGCTGGTGCCTGTAAAGAAAAGTGAGCATCTGCCGCTTGTGCGGGTGCACTCAGAATGTCTGACTGGGGATGCTTTTGGCTCGAAACGGTGCGACTGCGGTCCGCAGCTGCACGAAGCCATGCTGCAGGTGGCTAACGAGGGTGGGGCGATTGTCTATTTGCGTGGCCACGAAGGGCGCGGCATAGGACTATCCGAGAAGGTGCGTGCATATCGCCTCCAAGATGAGGGCGAAGATACGGCTCAGGCGAATCTATCGCTTGGTTGGCCTGTAGATATGCGTGAATATGGCGCTGCCGCCGCGATCTTGGAAGATCTGGGAATTACTCAAATTCGCCTACTCACCAATAATCCCGACAAAGTGAGGCTCGATACCTCCCGAGTAGAGGTGAAAGAGGTAGTACCTCTTGTAGTTGGGGTAGGACCAGAAAATATTGAGTATTTGCGGACCAAAGTTAGGTTGGGGCACACCCTAAACCTGGATTCTTTTTCGATGGAAGGACAAAAATAATGGCAGGAAGTGGAATCCCCTCTCTGAAGGTTGATGGGAAGGGCCTGAAAGTTACCATTGTGGCGGCACAGTGGCATAAGCAAGTAATGGATGGTCTTATCGAGGGCGCCAAGCGTGCGTGTGCAGACGCCGGTGCGCAGGCAATGACAGTACGAGTACCCGGCTCTTTTGAGTTGCCGTTGGCATGCAAGACTGCGGCACAGAAGGCGGATGCGGTAGTCGCCCTCGGCGTGGTAATCCGGGGTGGCACCCCACACTTTGATTATGTCTGTGAGGCGGCTACCAACGGGCTAACGCAGGCGTCGCTGCTAACTGGCACTCCAATCGGGTTTGGGGTTCTTACCTGCGACAACGAACAGCAGGCGCTGGATCGGGCGGGACTGGAAGGTTCCGCCGAAGATAAGGGGTATGAAGCTGCTGAGGCGGCAATGGCGATGGTGGCCACTTTAGAGCAGGTAGGTGCCTAGCTCTCGCCCGCAGTGAAATAAATGTGCCCAGGTGGTAGCTGGGGGCCTCGACCGCGTAAGATTAGCAGTCGAGGCCCCCGGGTGCTAAAAGGAGATGAGGATATGGGTAGCTCTCGCCAGCTGCAGGTTCTAAGCGCCATCGTCTCCGACTACGTAAACAACAGGGAACCGGTGGGATCGAAGGCTCTGGTTGAACGCTACGATTTGGGTGTTTCTTCAGCTACTATCCGCAACGATATGGCGGCACTGGAAGAAGCCGGTTACATCTACCAACCACACACTTCTGCTGGGCGAGTCCCGACCGACAAGGGGTATCGGGCTTTCGTCGACCAGATCGCACATTTGAAGCCGCTTTCAAAACCGGAACGCACCGCCATTGAGAAGTTGCTCGCTGGGGCAGTCGATATTGACGACGTCATGGAACGAACGGTGCGGGTCCTGGCACAACTAACTAGGCAGGTGGCGGTCGTGCAGTATCCGTCTATGCACCGCGACAAACTTCGCCACCTTGAGGTTGTGCCAATTGCAAGCCGATATGTTTTGCTCGTAGTAATTACCGAGGTGGGCCGGGTAGAACAGCATCCGCTCGAGGTACCGGAGCAAGTAAATCCCGCCCAGTTGACGGCCGCGGCAGCCTGGATCAACCAGACTTTTGCTGGCAAGGGTTCAACCGAATTAGAAGAGGGCAAGGAACTAGTATCTGCGCTTCCGCCCGAAGTAGCTGGACTGGTTGCCCTTATCATAGATGCCCTGTTGGTGGCTTTACCTACTGCCGAAGATCGGATCGTAATGGCGGGCACGGCAAACCTAGCTCGGGCTGGCACCGATTTCGCACACACTATTGGCCCTGTTTTGGACGCTCTCGAAGAACAGGTGGCTCTGCTCAGGTTGTTTGCTGAAATGGAGCAGGGTAGTGTTGCTGTCTCGATTGGCTCTGAGAACCGCCATGATGGTCTTTCTGAGGCCTCGGTGGTAAGCGGAACATACGGAAGCGAGGACGGACTGACTGCCCACGTGGGGGTAGTTGGTCCAACTCGAATGGATTACCCGGGAACGATGCGTTCTGTAGGAGCGATTGCCCGGTACCTGACACATTTCCTATCCAACTGAAAGGAATAACGGTTGAAGGACTACTACGAAGTACTGGGAGTGCCGCGTGATGCCTCACCAGAGCAAATCAAGCGTGCCTACCGCAAGCTTGCTCGTAAGCTTCACCCGGACGTTGCAGGTCCTGGTCATGAAGAGGACTTCAAAGAGGTTTCAGTAGCCTATGAAACCCTGTCTGATCCGTCCCGGCGGCGCAAGTACGACATGGGAGGCGACACCGGCAATTTCGGTGACGCATTCGGCGGTTTTTCAGACATTTTTGAAACCTTCTTCGGTAGTGGTGGGGCCGCTAGCGCAGGGACTGGCCCCGTGCCCCGAGGGCGGCGTGGACAAGATTCCCTTACCGTTGTCGAAGCCAGCCTGGCAGATGTTACTTTCGGCGCCACTAAGGATGTCGAGATCAATACTGCTGAGGTGTGCTCGAACTGCGATGGTTCCTGTTGTAAGCCCGGTACTTCGCCTCGGAAATGCGAGACCTGTGGAGGACGAGGGGCTGTGCAGCGTACTGTGCGTTCCTTCTTGGGGCAGATGGTCACCTCGGCTCCCTGTGCATCCTGCCAGGGGCATGGCACGATCATTCCCGATCCGTGCCCAGAATGTGCCGGGGAAGGACGGATCCGCACTAAGAAGACGATCAAGTTGGATATTCCTGCCGGAGTCGAGCACGGTACTCGCATTCGTATGGCAGGACGCGGCGAGGTCGGCCCTGGCGGCGGTCCGGCGGGAGACCTCTATTTCGAGATCCATGAGCAGCCTCACCCGGTGTTCAAGCGGCAGGGCGACGAGCTACAC
The genomic region above belongs to Winkia neuii and contains:
- a CDS encoding DUF3097 domain-containing protein; this translates as MFDRYGSDVLANDPHRRPTSTEVPAKVGLVVEDVESGWVGAILRTQKIGGMHVVELEDAKGRVRSFPLGPGYWIDGKPVTLVPVAKTRQSGLRSSTGRKLTNSGSYALAPEPAKVAKASRIWVEGKHDAELVEHIWGDDLRHEGVVVELLEGVDNLECVLSAFSPSPSRKAGVLVDHLVAGSKESRIAASIGRKYPDSVLVLGHPFVDIWQAVKPARLGLRAWPNIPKTTDIKKGTLAALGWPHSTQADIAQGWKRILRTVRTYKDLEPALLGKVEALIDFVTCP
- the ribD gene encoding bifunctional diaminohydroxyphosphoribosylaminopyrimidine deaminase/5-amino-6-(5-phosphoribosylamino)uracil reductase RibD; amino-acid sequence: MINTALARAITLAEKGPQFGPNPRVGCVIYSEKEILAEGFHRGSGSAHAEVAAIQDAHQRGKCVRGATALVTLEPCNHTGKTGPCSHALLAAGISRVIYAQADPNPVAAGGAAYLQSHGIEVATALAAGADQGLVARAQAITAAWRTVQKRGRAWVIAKVAQTLDGKVAASDGTSKWITGPQAREHGHQIRATVDAICVGTGTYLTDSPQLSARPANVKDPHQPKKFVIGNTDLSLPAQFTQVRTHDLRTFFEDMFKQGNTRILLEGGPTLVSAALKEGLVDELHVYTAPKLLGEGKASFADLGITTVADAIDAKATITQLGPDWLVCLALTE
- a CDS encoding riboflavin synthase, with amino-acid sequence MFTGLVEATGKILAVTDNEGGKRIKISAPFASSLSYGESVAVNGVCLTVVDFAEDGFTADVMPETLRASNLAEVEKGQVVNLERALSLQDRLGGHLVQGHVDGVGKLVTRRRGQRWDELTFSLPTELARYVARKGSITINGVSLTVTEAGEASFGVALIPTTMRETNMGLLEEGDAVNLETDVIAKYVARLGGYDD
- a CDS encoding bifunctional 3,4-dihydroxy-2-butanone-4-phosphate synthase/GTP cyclohydrolase II gives rise to the protein MTEFRVALEEALEELRKGKPILVADDADRENEVDAIFAAETATPSTTAWVIRHSSGYLCAPMTNDRADALELPVMVEQNEDSLRTTYTITCDAASGVTTGISAADRTTTLRALARKEPDPRALIRPGHVVPLRARDGGVLERSGHTEAAVDLTRLAGLVPVAGICELVNDDGTMMRLPQARKLAEEYSLKVITIADLVTFRRQSESAGEAGVAPVEAAPRVERIAQAKLPTDFGEFTITSYRDLTTGAEHVALVPVKKSEHLPLVRVHSECLTGDAFGSKRCDCGPQLHEAMLQVANEGGAIVYLRGHEGRGIGLSEKVRAYRLQDEGEDTAQANLSLGWPVDMREYGAAAAILEDLGITQIRLLTNNPDKVRLDTSRVEVKEVVPLVVGVGPENIEYLRTKVRLGHTLNLDSFSMEGQK
- the ribH gene encoding 6,7-dimethyl-8-ribityllumazine synthase; this encodes MAGSGIPSLKVDGKGLKVTIVAAQWHKQVMDGLIEGAKRACADAGAQAMTVRVPGSFELPLACKTAAQKADAVVALGVVIRGGTPHFDYVCEAATNGLTQASLLTGTPIGFGVLTCDNEQQALDRAGLEGSAEDKGYEAAEAAMAMVATLEQVGA
- the hrcA gene encoding heat-inducible transcriptional repressor HrcA, which gives rise to MGSSRQLQVLSAIVSDYVNNREPVGSKALVERYDLGVSSATIRNDMAALEEAGYIYQPHTSAGRVPTDKGYRAFVDQIAHLKPLSKPERTAIEKLLAGAVDIDDVMERTVRVLAQLTRQVAVVQYPSMHRDKLRHLEVVPIASRYVLLVVITEVGRVEQHPLEVPEQVNPAQLTAAAAWINQTFAGKGSTELEEGKELVSALPPEVAGLVALIIDALLVALPTAEDRIVMAGTANLARAGTDFAHTIGPVLDALEEQVALLRLFAEMEQGSVAVSIGSENRHDGLSEASVVSGTYGSEDGLTAHVGVVGPTRMDYPGTMRSVGAIARYLTHFLSN
- the dnaJ gene encoding molecular chaperone DnaJ; amino-acid sequence: MKDYYEVLGVPRDASPEQIKRAYRKLARKLHPDVAGPGHEEDFKEVSVAYETLSDPSRRRKYDMGGDTGNFGDAFGGFSDIFETFFGSGGAASAGTGPVPRGRRGQDSLTVVEASLADVTFGATKDVEINTAEVCSNCDGSCCKPGTSPRKCETCGGRGAVQRTVRSFLGQMVTSAPCASCQGHGTIIPDPCPECAGEGRIRTKKTIKLDIPAGVEHGTRIRMAGRGEVGPGGGPAGDLYFEIHEQPHPVFKRQGDELHTEVRVPMTAAALGTTFTLTTLDGDKELTLEPGTQPGEDVLMRGLGVTHLRRSTRGNLHVHINVEVPKHLNEEQRELLKQLAQLRGEEKIIAEGEDTGMFAKLRDRFTR